A DNA window from Paenibacillus andongensis contains the following coding sequences:
- a CDS encoding Hcp family type VI secretion system effector — MRRFRNSIVFFTMCLFVLAFGVVPAAAETGDYDVFLKLDGISGESAVKGYEKWIQLQDVSFDFENSSKLGSSSTSGSGAGKAVRSAISIDKIFDSSSIPLFMDMVMGKSIAKGQMVFIKKSGKERLPLVTIDLETISVSKFSLSTLDEKIELNYGAINFKYTTIGSDGKPANAITGGWDFLKNQKK, encoded by the coding sequence TTGAGAAGGTTCAGAAATTCGATTGTTTTCTTCACCATGTGCTTGTTTGTACTAGCGTTCGGCGTTGTTCCCGCGGCTGCGGAAACTGGTGATTACGATGTTTTTCTGAAATTGGATGGGATTTCGGGTGAATCTGCTGTGAAAGGATATGAAAAGTGGATCCAGCTTCAAGATGTTTCATTCGACTTCGAAAATAGTTCTAAACTTGGCAGCAGTTCAACTAGCGGTTCTGGCGCAGGAAAGGCAGTTCGGAGCGCGATTTCGATTGATAAAATTTTCGATAGTTCTTCCATACCTTTGTTTATGGATATGGTTATGGGAAAAAGCATTGCTAAAGGCCAAATGGTGTTCATTAAGAAGTCTGGAAAGGAAAGGTTACCGTTGGTAACCATCGATTTAGAAACGATAAGCGTTAGTAAATTTAGCTTAAGTACTTTAGATGAAAAGATTGAGTTGAATTATGGAGCGATTAACTTTAAATACACAACCATAGGATCCGATGGGAAACCCGCGAATGCAATAACAGGCGGCTGGGATTTCCTTAAGAATCAGAAAAAATAG
- a CDS encoding YheC/YheD family protein, which translates to MRLVASKWSKFSVMLKHAGVAKHIPNMRRFSASNLQAMLRRYVFVVAKPIIGTGGSRVVKIQKTGNGYLLHHCGTKRTIRTWKKLFSALNQIRKNRPFMLQQGIDLATIDGRPVDYRVKLKKAGRSWVIRAVVGRLARPGLFVTNICRGGTLLKGVHALRRTFPASLVKSKIDTMCGVARTCTKLLESRYPGIGMLGYDFGVDKRGNIWIFEVNTKPH; encoded by the coding sequence ATGCGCTTGGTTGCTAGTAAATGGTCGAAGTTCTCCGTTATGTTGAAGCATGCCGGCGTTGCCAAACATATTCCTAACATGCGCCGTTTTAGCGCTTCGAACCTGCAGGCCATGCTGCGACGATATGTATTTGTAGTGGCAAAGCCGATCATTGGAACCGGGGGAAGCCGTGTAGTCAAAATTCAAAAAACGGGTAACGGTTATTTGCTGCACCACTGCGGGACGAAAAGAACAATTCGCACGTGGAAGAAGCTATTTTCTGCGTTAAACCAGATCCGCAAAAATCGCCCGTTTATGCTGCAGCAGGGCATTGACTTAGCAACAATTGACGGTAGGCCCGTAGATTATCGCGTCAAACTGAAAAAAGCAGGTCGGTCTTGGGTCATTCGAGCCGTAGTTGGCCGATTGGCGCGCCCGGGACTGTTCGTCACAAACATCTGCCGTGGCGGCACGTTACTCAAAGGTGTTCATGCGTTGCGACGTACTTTCCCTGCTTCGCTAGTCAAATCCAAAATTGACACGATGTGCGGAGTAGCCCGAACATGTACCAAGCTGCTCGAATCTCGTTATCCAGGTATTGGTATGCTCGGTTACGATTTCGGTGTCGACAAGCGAGGAAATATATGGATTTTTGAAGTGAATACAAAACCTCATTAA